A section of the Ruania halotolerans genome encodes:
- a CDS encoding rhomboid family intramembrane serine protease → MTLTIIGLCVAAFLASYLLPGAIWAFRLVPAQAGDEPWQLLTSAFLHAGWLHLLANMYALWIVGPFLEQMLGRWRYIALYLVSALGGSVAVLLLTAPENYGFATVGASGAVFGLFAAVAVVLRRTGRDARQILVVIAINVVITFVIANISWQAHLGGLVVGGALGALFAYLPKEQRSVGAVLGVGGMLALLGALTAIALA, encoded by the coding sequence GTGACGCTCACGATCATCGGACTATGCGTCGCGGCGTTCCTCGCCTCCTACCTGCTGCCCGGTGCGATCTGGGCCTTCAGGTTGGTGCCGGCGCAGGCCGGAGACGAGCCGTGGCAGTTGCTCACCTCCGCGTTCCTGCACGCCGGCTGGCTGCACCTGCTGGCCAATATGTACGCACTGTGGATCGTGGGCCCGTTCCTGGAGCAGATGCTCGGGCGGTGGCGTTATATCGCGTTGTACTTGGTGAGCGCACTCGGCGGGTCGGTGGCCGTGCTGCTGCTCACCGCGCCGGAGAACTATGGGTTCGCGACGGTCGGTGCTTCCGGTGCTGTCTTCGGGCTGTTTGCCGCCGTGGCGGTGGTGCTGCGCCGCACCGGCCGTGACGCCCGGCAGATCCTGGTGGTGATCGCGATCAACGTGGTGATCACCTTCGTCATCGCGAACATCTCCTGGCAGGCCCACCTCGGTGGCCTGGTGGTGGGTGGAGCGCTCGGCGCACTCTTCGCCTACCTCCCCAAAGAACAGCGGTCCGTCGGGGCCGTGCTGGGGGTGGGCGGGATGCTCGCGCTCCTCGGAGCCCTCACCGCCATCGCGCTGGCCTGA
- a CDS encoding sulfatase-like hydrolase/transferase — protein MAAKTTQPNIVVLMTDQQRVGLTGAEGGPDSMPRVDALFADGARFDRAYTSCPACVPARTSLLTGRFPSAHRVRQNSNAEHAFYSKDLLDVLRAAGYSLHFSGKPHMHPGPQDFDTFHGPFMHDRGPTESAAHEEFDAWLHGLDHAVTEEPTPFPLESQLPYRIVDGAIRAVDGAPAEDPYFLWLSFPEPHNPYQVPEPYFSMFDEAEVPERLAGPEALDALGWRFRWLHRLIEEKRPGFDQVWRRYRANYLGMLRMIDDQIGRLVDHLADQPGGLENTVFVFLTDHGDFVGDYGLQRKGAGLPEALTRIPLAVAGPGVETQHRSELVSMVDLLPTIAEWVGQPIPPGVQGRSLAPLLRGGEAPPSEFSTIYAEHGYGGVSYAETDRPPLHFPYQGYTFDELNSVTQSGEMRMVVGGRYKLIVDDRSEVFLYDLESDPAETKDLSDDAALAGVREDLYRQLVQWLLRVADDLPEGDYQPKSRPHNWRWA, from the coding sequence ATGGCAGCCAAGACCACCCAGCCCAACATCGTGGTGCTGATGACAGACCAGCAACGGGTAGGTCTCACCGGTGCCGAGGGCGGCCCCGACTCGATGCCGCGGGTGGATGCGTTGTTCGCCGACGGCGCCCGTTTCGACCGCGCATACACGAGTTGTCCGGCGTGCGTACCGGCCCGGACCAGCCTGCTCACCGGGCGGTTCCCCTCCGCGCACCGCGTGCGGCAGAACAGCAATGCCGAGCACGCCTTCTACAGCAAGGACCTGCTGGATGTGCTGCGGGCGGCGGGCTACTCGTTGCACTTCAGCGGCAAGCCGCATATGCACCCTGGACCGCAGGACTTCGACACCTTCCACGGTCCGTTCATGCACGACCGCGGCCCCACAGAGAGTGCAGCGCACGAGGAGTTCGATGCGTGGCTGCACGGTCTCGACCATGCCGTGACCGAGGAGCCGACGCCGTTCCCGCTCGAGTCCCAGCTGCCCTACCGGATCGTCGACGGCGCGATCCGGGCCGTGGACGGCGCACCTGCGGAGGATCCGTATTTCCTCTGGCTGTCATTCCCGGAACCGCACAACCCGTATCAGGTGCCCGAACCGTACTTCAGCATGTTCGACGAGGCCGAGGTGCCGGAACGGCTGGCGGGCCCGGAAGCCCTAGACGCCCTGGGCTGGCGGTTCCGTTGGTTGCACCGGTTGATCGAGGAGAAGCGACCCGGGTTCGACCAGGTGTGGAGGCGGTACCGGGCGAACTATCTGGGCATGCTGCGGATGATCGACGACCAGATCGGGCGCCTGGTGGATCATCTGGCCGATCAGCCCGGCGGGCTGGAGAACACGGTCTTCGTGTTCCTGACCGATCACGGTGACTTCGTCGGTGACTACGGGCTGCAGCGCAAGGGCGCCGGACTGCCGGAGGCTCTCACCAGGATCCCGCTCGCTGTGGCCGGCCCTGGGGTCGAGACCCAGCATCGCAGCGAACTGGTCTCGATGGTGGACCTGCTGCCCACGATTGCCGAGTGGGTGGGCCAGCCGATCCCGCCCGGGGTGCAGGGCCGATCCCTGGCGCCGTTGCTGCGTGGAGGCGAGGCTCCGCCGTCGGAGTTCTCCACCATCTACGCCGAGCACGGATACGGCGGCGTCTCCTACGCCGAGACCGACCGGCCACCCCTGCACTTCCCCTACCAGGGGTACACCTTCGACGAGCTGAACAGCGTCACCCAGAGCGGGGAGATGCGCATGGTCGTCGGGGGCCGATACAAGCTCATCGTCGACGATCGGAGCGAGGTCTTCCTCTACGACCTCGAGTCCGATCCCGCCGAGACCAAGGACCTCAGCGACGACGCCGCCCTGGCAGGCGTCCGCGAGGACCTCTATCGCCAGCTCGTGCAGTGGTTGCTCCGCGTCGCGGACGACCTGCCCGAGGGCGACTACCAGCCGAAATCCCGTCCCCACAACTGGCGCTGGGCCTGA
- a CDS encoding sulfatase-like hydrolase/transferase has protein sequence MALPVAGQRPHVLLVMTDQQRAGYTSGSGFALDTMPFCDSLASAGSLFPNAYTTAPACVPARESLLTGRWPSAHRVTQNSNAAHAWYSKDLLQVLRSAGYRLSFTGKPHMHPGPNDFDHYAGPYFHAGGPQRDREQHHFDAWLDHLDFGVAGEPAPFPLEAQLPYRIVSDAIADLDAAAGHEGPQFLWLSFPEPHNPYQVPEPYFSMFAEEEIPERAHGPEAAQAKGGHWAWLQGLFASKRPGYDDEWRRYRANYCGMLRLLDDQVRRFVHHARAALEGDILVIFVSDHGDYTGDFGLQRKGAGLPECLVRIPLFFSGSGVSPGQVRDEFVSIADLMPTLCELVGAPLPDGVQGRSLLPLLRGAPGPEAEFGSIYAESGFGGLMYGPTERPPLHFSYDGHTIDSLNSVTQSGRSRMLRRGEHKIVLHSNDTGELYDLAADPGEVTNLIDDPAYATILHELLWRLAQWMLRLQDELPRGTYTPKTSPHNWTTSPS, from the coding sequence ATGGCGCTACCCGTGGCGGGCCAACGGCCGCACGTTCTGCTGGTGATGACCGACCAGCAGCGAGCGGGATACACCAGCGGTTCCGGCTTCGCGCTGGACACCATGCCGTTCTGCGACAGCCTGGCCTCGGCCGGATCGCTCTTCCCGAACGCCTACACGACCGCACCGGCCTGTGTTCCCGCGCGGGAGAGCCTGCTGACCGGGCGGTGGCCGTCCGCGCACCGCGTGACGCAGAACAGCAATGCCGCCCACGCCTGGTATAGCAAGGACCTCCTCCAGGTGCTGCGCTCGGCCGGGTACCGGCTGAGCTTCACCGGTAAGCCGCACATGCATCCTGGCCCGAACGACTTCGATCACTACGCCGGCCCCTACTTTCACGCCGGCGGCCCGCAGCGTGACCGGGAGCAGCACCATTTCGACGCTTGGCTCGACCACCTGGACTTCGGCGTGGCCGGGGAACCGGCGCCGTTCCCCCTCGAGGCCCAGCTCCCGTACCGCATCGTCAGCGACGCCATCGCCGACCTGGACGCGGCAGCTGGGCACGAGGGTCCGCAGTTCCTGTGGCTCTCCTTCCCGGAACCGCACAACCCGTACCAAGTGCCGGAACCGTACTTCAGCATGTTCGCCGAAGAGGAGATCCCGGAGCGTGCCCACGGCCCGGAGGCTGCCCAGGCGAAGGGCGGGCACTGGGCCTGGTTGCAGGGACTGTTCGCATCCAAGCGGCCGGGCTATGACGACGAATGGCGCCGCTATCGCGCGAACTACTGCGGGATGCTGCGGTTACTCGACGATCAGGTACGACGATTCGTCCACCATGCCCGGGCCGCACTCGAGGGCGACATCCTCGTGATCTTCGTCAGCGACCATGGCGACTACACAGGTGACTTCGGTCTGCAGCGCAAAGGCGCGGGCCTTCCCGAATGCCTGGTCCGGATACCGCTGTTCTTCTCCGGGTCCGGAGTCAGCCCCGGTCAGGTTCGAGATGAGTTCGTCTCGATTGCCGATCTGATGCCCACCCTGTGCGAACTGGTCGGTGCGCCGCTGCCTGACGGCGTCCAGGGCCGAAGCCTGCTGCCCCTACTGCGTGGGGCGCCGGGTCCGGAAGCCGAGTTCGGATCGATCTACGCCGAGAGTGGTTTCGGTGGCCTCATGTACGGCCCCACCGAACGCCCACCCCTGCACTTCTCCTATGACGGCCACACGATCGACTCGCTGAACTCCGTGACGCAGAGCGGTCGGTCACGGATGCTGCGCCGGGGCGAGCACAAGATCGTCCTGCACAGCAACGACACCGGCGAGCTGTACGACTTGGCCGCCGATCCCGGTGAGGTCACCAATCTGATCGACGACCCCGCCTACGCCACGATCCTGCACGAGCTGCTGTGGCGGCTGGCCCAGTGGATGCTCCGTCTCCAGGACGAGCTCCCCCGTGGCACCTACACCCCGAAAACGTCCCCCCACAACTGGACGACGAGCCCGAGCTGA